The following is a genomic window from Acidobacteriota bacterium.
TGGGTGTCCACAATTGGACGATACGGCCGGGTGAGGGGTGGGGCGAAGGCCGGGAGGTGGATTTGGGCAGGAAGACTGTCCTCGGGGTGGAGGCGCCGAGCGGACTCGAACCGCTGAATCGAGGTTTTGCAGACCTCTCCCTTAGCCACTTGGGTACGGCGCCTCATTGAGGCACCCGACATTGTATTCGATGCGGCGCTCTCACGCAAGTGCCGATAGGGGACAGGCTTCCCGCATGGTCCTTCTCCCGATCGGCCCCGCCGGGCCCCCTCCGCCCGGACGGGACCTGCGGGCCACGACCCAGGCGCGCGGAGGAGGCGCTTCGGGGAGACCGCTGACGGCAAGCGACGCGGAGATTGGCCCGTAACACCCTTGCAGTCAAAAAGTTCAGCGGCACCCGGGCATCTGCTGCGTTGGCGCCCCACGACGATGCGCCCACACCCCCTGCGTTGCGCCGCCTTGCATCCGCCCCGCGCGGCGCGCGGCACGCAGCGTTTCCCAACTCCCGGACACGCTAGTAGCCGTGGTCGGAAAGCTTGACCTTTCCGCGGAACGCCCAGTAGATGGCCGTAGTGTAGGCGAGCACGAACGGCATGCCGATCGCGGCGATGATGGCCATGATGCGCAGCGTCTTCTCCGAACTGGCCGCGTTATAGATATTCAGGCTGTTGCCGGGCGAGAGGCTCGAGATCACCAGGTTCGGGTAGAGCGTGAGGCTGAACAGAAACACCAGCCCGGCGATGGTGGCCGACGAGGAGATGAAGGCGTAAAAAGGGCGCCCGAGAAAGATCGCGCGCGGGACGTTGGCAAACGCCAGCACCGTCGCGACGACCGCGATCCAGGCCCACCCGTGCTCGCGGAAGTTGTGAGCCGCATCGGGGATCCAGAGCAGGGTGAAAATCGTGGCCAGGACATAGCAGACCAGGCTGAAGCCGAACCCGCGCCACATCCAGCGGTGCACCAGCTCCTGCAGCTCCCCCTCCGTCTTCAGGTAAAGGTAGATCGCCCCGTGCATCATGGCGAAGGAGACCGTGAGCAGCCCCAGGAGAATGGGGTAGGGGCGGAGCATACCGAGGAAGGTTCCCCGGAACACCCCCTCGGCGTCGATCGGGATGCCGGCGAGGGCGTTCCCCACCGCCGCGCCGAAGAGGAAGGTCGCCAGAGTGCTCGCGCCGAAGAAGCCCCAGTCCCAGAATCGCCTCCACGCGGTCGATTCGCGCTTCCCGCGGAACTCGAGCGACACCGCCCGGAAAATCAGGGCGAACAGCAGGAGCATGAAGGCGACGTAAAAGCCGGAAAAAACGGTGGCGTAGGCGCTCGGGAAGGCGGCAAACAGCGCGCCCCCGAACGTCACCAGCCAGACCTCGTTGCCGTCCCAGAGGGGGCCGATGGAATGGATCATGATCCGGCGCTCCCGGTCGTCGCGCGCCGCCGGATGCAGGATCCCGACCCCCAGGTCGAAGCCGTCGAGGATGGCGTAGCCCGCCAGCAGAACTCCCAGGAGCAAAAACCAGAGATGATTGAGATCCACAGCCCGATTCCTCCTCTTCAGTCCGGATGCCTCACGAATTCCCCGCCGGGCCGGCTCCGTCGGAAAGCTCCGCGGCGTCGGACCGGTCCCGAACTTTCGCAGTCCCGGCCTGCCCTCACCCAGCCTTACGTACAGCGGG
Proteins encoded in this region:
- the cydB gene encoding cytochrome d ubiquinol oxidase subunit II — its product is MDLNHLWFLLLGVLLAGYAILDGFDLGVGILHPAARDDRERRIMIHSIGPLWDGNEVWLVTFGGALFAAFPSAYATVFSGFYVAFMLLLFALIFRAVSLEFRGKRESTAWRRFWDWGFFGASTLATFLFGAAVGNALAGIPIDAEGVFRGTFLGMLRPYPILLGLLTVSFAMMHGAIYLYLKTEGELQELVHRWMWRGFGFSLVCYVLATIFTLLWIPDAAHNFREHGWAWIAVVATVLAFANVPRAIFLGRPFYAFISSSATIAGLVFLFSLTLYPNLVISSLSPGNSLNIYNAASSEKTLRIMAIIAAIGMPFVLAYTTAIYWAFRGKVKLSDHGY